One stretch of Tenacibaculum sp. MAR_2010_89 DNA includes these proteins:
- a CDS encoding bifunctional 2-polyprenyl-6-hydroxyphenol methylase/3-demethylubiquinol 3-O-methyltransferase UbiG: protein MDTKKDWFTSWFDTPYYHILYKHRNDTDAQFFMRNITSFLKLKKNSSIADVPCGKGRHSVYLNSLGYNVSGGDLSTNSIQHAKEFENDSLEFEVWDMRKPIENKYDAIFNLFTSFGYFEDDNDDILILQNFKNGLKKDGVLVVDFLNVEKAKANLIPEEAKTIDGIKFNIKKEIKNGFILKHISFFADNEEHTYTEQVKLLTLEKMHHYFESAGLKVKHVFGNYALQDFNKETSDRLILIAE, encoded by the coding sequence ATGGATACAAAAAAAGATTGGTTTACTTCGTGGTTTGATACACCTTACTATCATATTTTATATAAGCATAGAAATGATACTGATGCGCAATTTTTTATGCGTAACATTACTTCTTTCTTAAAACTAAAGAAAAACAGCTCAATTGCTGATGTTCCTTGCGGTAAGGGAAGGCATTCTGTTTATCTAAATTCTTTAGGGTACAATGTTAGCGGTGGTGATTTAAGTACTAATAGTATTCAACATGCTAAAGAATTTGAAAATGATTCTTTAGAGTTTGAAGTATGGGATATGCGTAAACCTATTGAGAATAAATACGACGCTATTTTTAACTTATTTACTAGTTTTGGATATTTTGAAGATGACAATGATGATATTTTAATTTTACAGAACTTCAAAAACGGGCTAAAAAAAGATGGTGTTTTAGTTGTAGATTTTTTAAATGTTGAAAAAGCAAAAGCTAATTTAATACCTGAAGAAGCAAAAACTATTGACGGAATTAAATTTAATATAAAAAAAGAGATTAAAAATGGTTTTATTTTAAAGCATATTTCATTTTTTGCAGACAATGAGGAACATACCTATACTGAACAAGTAAAACTTTTAACTTTAGAAAAAATGCACCATTATTTTGAAAGTGCTGGATTAAAAGTTAAGCATGTTTTTGGTAATTATGCTTTACAAGATTTTAACAAAGAAACTTCTGACAGATTAATACTAATTGCTGAATGA
- a CDS encoding ZIP family metal transporter, which yields MSYILLILSVLLGSLIVLFIKPSNTFVRLLLAFSGAYLLSVTVLHLLPEVYTQNTNIKLIGILILGGILIQSVLESFSKGAEHGHVHIHSDKEKFPWLLFISLCIHAFSEGLPIHDHEGHQHNLLWAIFIHKIPIAVVLTTFLIKTKYTKKTMVLFLGLFALMSPLGIFISEKITFFTKYHSEITAFTIGIFLHISTIILFEGSENHKFNLQKFTAILLGIILTIITV from the coding sequence ATGAGTTATATTTTATTAATACTTTCTGTTTTATTAGGTTCTTTAATTGTTTTATTTATAAAACCTAGCAACACCTTTGTAAGGTTATTACTTGCTTTTAGTGGTGCCTATTTACTATCTGTTACAGTTTTACATCTACTTCCTGAAGTATATACACAAAATACGAACATTAAATTAATTGGTATTCTTATTTTAGGAGGTATCTTAATACAATCTGTATTAGAATCATTTTCCAAAGGGGCTGAACATGGTCATGTTCACATACATTCTGATAAAGAAAAATTCCCTTGGTTATTATTTATCAGTTTGTGTATTCATGCCTTTTCAGAAGGACTCCCTATTCATGACCATGAAGGTCATCAACATAATCTTTTATGGGCTATTTTTATTCATAAAATACCAATTGCTGTTGTTTTAACTACTTTTTTAATAAAAACTAAATACACTAAAAAAACAATGGTTCTTTTTTTAGGTTTGTTTGCATTAATGAGTCCGTTAGGTATTTTTATTTCAGAAAAAATTACTTTTTTCACAAAATACCACTCAGAAATTACTGCTTTTACCATTGGTATATTTTTACACATTTCTACTATTATCCTATTTGAGGGTTCAGAAAACCATAAATTTAACTTACAAAAATTCACTGCTATTTTACTAGGAATCATACTTACTATTATTACTGTATAA